DNA from Flavobacteriales bacterium:
CCCTACTTCCGCGTATTCAATCCCCAATTGCAGCTGGAACGATTCGACCCCGAGTTAAAATATGTCAAGTACTGGGTGCCGGAGTATGGATCGGCAAACTATGTGCGTCCAATGGTCGTTCATCAAGCAGCCCGAGAACGGGCGATAAGCGTCTACAAGCAGGCCTTGTCAGCCGCAGGAAGAACGCCACACACACAACAAACCCAACTCTTCGCATAGCCATGCCCCGCAAGAAGAAATCCCTGATCCTCACCCAGCCGGTGAAGGATGGCATCAAAGCGATCAAGGTCCGGCTGGATGCCCGCACCGTCATCACCCTCGCGAGCCAGAAAGCGCTGGAATTCTGGAAGCAGCGCTATCCCAAGCTCGAGGTGATCGGCTGAGCCATGCCCCGCAAGAAACCAGCTCTGATCCTCGAACGCCCCATGAAGGCGGGCGTCAAGGAGACCAAGGTGCGGCTCGATTCGCGCACGGTCATCACCGTATCCTCGAAGGCTGCCCTGGAGCGCTGGCGCCAGCGGTATCCGAAACTCATCGTTCTCGACTGAGCAATGGCGGTACGGGTGCTTGAGCGGCAGCAGCTCCTTCGCACAGGCCTGCAAGAGGCATGGGAGTTCTTCAGCACTCCAAGGAATCTGGCCCGGATCACTCCCCCGGACATGGGGTTCGTCATCCGCGAGCCTTTCGATGACCGTCCCGCCCACACCGGGCAGCTCATCACCTACTCGGTGAAGCCCCTCTTGGGCATTCCGGTGACCTGGGTGACCCGCATCGAGGAAGTGCAGGCGCCCTACCGCTTCGTTGACACCCAGCTCCGTGGCCCATACAAGCGCTGGTGGCACCTGCACACCTTCGAGGAGACCGCGGAAGGCGTGCTGATGCGCGACCGGGTGGAGTATGAGATGCCGTTCGGCGCCCTGGGCGAGGCGCTCCACGACCTGGTGGTGAAGCCCCGGCTCAAGCGTATATTCGACCACCGCTGGGCCGTGCTCGACGTACTTTTCGCAGGCCGGAGGCGAACTGGTTCGTCCTCGGCGGCGTTCTGAGCGCATGACCATCTGGGCCATCATCGGCATCGTTGCAGCCACTGCCTTCGTCATGGAGTTCGTGGCCTGGGCCACCCACAAGTACGTGATGCACGGCTTCCTCTGGGTGCTGCACGCCGACCACCACAAGAAGGACCACTACGGCTTCCTGGAGCGCAACGATGCCTTCTTCCTGATTTTCGCCATCCCTTCCATGATCCTCTTCATCGTGGGCAGCCTCAAGGGCCTGCACACGCCCTACCTATGGATCGGGCTGGGCATTCTCATCTACGGCCTCCTCTACTTCTTCGTGCACGAAGTGTTCATCCACCAGCGCATCAAGTGGCTGCGCAACACGAAGAACCCCTATTTCCTGGCCATCCGCCGTGCGCACAAGGTGCACCACAAGCACCTGGGCAAGGAGCATGGCGAGTGCTTCGGCATGCTCATCGTGCCGATGAAGTACTACCGCGAGGCCAAGCGCATCCTGGCGCAGCAGGGGGGCGTCAAAGCCTGAGCCGGCAGGGCGCGCTTCCGCGCCAAACCCCTATTATTGCGGCCCTTTTCAACGCTTGGGATATGGCCTCCACCGCTGACGTGAGCATCGG
Protein-coding regions in this window:
- a CDS encoding SRPBCC family protein, whose protein sequence is MGFVIREPFDDRPAHTGQLITYSVKPLLGIPVTWVTRIEEVQAPYRFVDTQLRGPYKRWWHLHTFEETAEGVLMRDRVEYEMPFGALGEALHDLVVKPRLKRIFDHRWAVLDVLFAGRRRTGSSSAAF
- a CDS encoding sterol desaturase family protein; translation: MTIWAIIGIVAATAFVMEFVAWATHKYVMHGFLWVLHADHHKKDHYGFLERNDAFFLIFAIPSMILFIVGSLKGLHTPYLWIGLGILIYGLLYFFVHEVFIHQRIKWLRNTKNPYFLAIRRAHKVHHKHLGKEHGECFGMLIVPMKYYREAKRILAQQGGVKA